From Puniceicoccaceae bacterium:
TGCAGGATTTGACTGCACGCTCGTGGATCTTTCTCCCAAGGTGATTGAGATCGCGAAGTCAATTTTTGCGGCGAACGACCTGTCGGCAACGTTTCAGGTTGCAGATGTGTGCGCCCTGCCATTTGAGGACGCCTCCTTTGATGTGCTGTACTCGATTGGGCTGATGGAGCACTTTGAGTCGATTGAAAAACCTTTGTCGGAGCAGGTTCGGGTTTTGGCTTCGGGTGGACTCTTCATTGCCTACATCGTTCCGCACTACGACGATAACGTGCAGAAGGACTATCACTGGATCAATGAAGTGCTCAAAGGATATCAACGACAGGGGCATGGTGCCTCTGTGCCAGAGAAAGATGCAGTTTTTCGTTCTGATTTCGGATCGCAGCGCTACCTTGAGGTCTTGGAGCAGCTTCCGTTGCACGGAATTCAGCACTCTGGAGTATATCCATTGCCGATGATCTCGCATTCCATCGATTTCCCATTCTCCCTCATGCCTGGTGAGAGCGAAGCTGCACTTGTCGCGCACTTTCAGAAACAACTTGAGGACCGTCGTGTTGCGACGGGAAAACATCCCTGGCTTTGCGAGGAAGGCATGGGGCAGGCCTTTGTGATTTGGGGTTTCAAGTCCTGACCTGTATCAAATCCATTTTTGAAATTCCACTTCATCCGTTCTTCTGACATGACTGTTTTGGAAAAACGCATTCTCGCGATTATCCCGGCACGCGGTGGTTCGAAAGGTATTCCAGGCAAGAATACGCTTAGCGTGGGTGGAAAGCCGATGATTGCCCATACAATCGGACCTGCTCTTCAAGCTTTGCAGGAAGGGGCAGTTCAGGAACTCATCGTATCGACAGATGATGAAGGCATTGCAGCCATCGCAAGGCAGTGGGGTGCACCAGTGCCGTTTCTGCGTCCACCAAGTCTGGCGGGTGATCGCTCACGCAGCATCGATTATGTCTTGCATGCATTGGATTATTTCGCGGCTGAACGCGGACAGGCCTTTGATGCGGTTTTGATTTTACAGCCGACTTCACCCTTGCGTCGTGCGGAGCACATTGTCGAAGCCGTGGCTCAATTTCGTTCGGCAACGGAGCCATCCTTGATCAGTTGCTTTCAGGAACCCTCGCTGCTTCCGACCATTCTATATTTCCATGAAGAAGGGCATGCTGTGCCGTTGGCTGCACAACATAATACCGGTTCGGCACGGCAGGACGTTTCACCGCTCTATGTGCGCAACGGAGCCATCTATCTGTGCGATGTCGATTACCTTCGACAGCATGGAAAACTCGTTTCAGACCGTCCGCTCCTGTTTGAAATGTCAAAAGCCCAGTCGGTCAACCTCGATTCCGCGGAAGATCTCGAAACCTTGAGGAGTTACTTTGACAGGCAACTCCATTCACCTGAGAACTTGTGAAGATGACCTTTCAAGACGTTTTCAACGGTAGCGTATCGCGACCCCTGATCATTGCCGAAATTGCTCAGGCACATGATGGTTCGTTGGGCATGGCTCACAGCTACATCGATCTGGCGGCCGAATGCGGAGTGCATGCGATCAAGTTCCAGACCCATTTTGCGGACGAGGAAAGCACGGAACGGGAAGCCTGGCGGGTGAAATTCAGCTATGAGGATGATCGACGTATCGATTACTGGCGACGCATGGAGTTTTCCGAACCGCAATGGCACGGACTCAAAGCCCACTGTGATGAGGCCGGACTGATCTTTCTCAGTTCCGCATTCAGTGAACGGGCATTTCAACTGTTGTTGGATCTCGGGGTTCCTGCATGGAAAGTGGCTTCGGGTGAGCTGAACCACACACCACTGTTGGATCGCATGCTGTCTACCGACCTTCCAATTCTGCTCTCCTCAGGCATGAGTGGATGGACGCAACTGGATGAGTTGCTCGCTAAGATTCAATCAGCGGGCAATCCTGTTGCCCTCTTTCAGTGCACCAGCAGTTATCCTACACCGATGGATCAGGTGGGACTCAATGTCATCAGCGAGCTGAGCGAGCGCTATCAAGTTCCGGTGGGTCTATCGGATCATTCCGGAGAAATCTACCCCTGCCTGGCGGCTCAGATTCTGGGTGCCCGGCTTCTGGAAGTGCACCTGACCTTCGACAAACGCATGTTTGGGCCGGATGCGAAAGCCAGTCTGGAACCGGGGCAGCTCAAGGAACTGGTTCGGGCGAGTGAGTTGCTCGCTCAGATGATGGAGCAGCCCATCAACAAAGATGCGCTTGCTCAAAGCTTTGTCCCGCAAATGCAGATGTTCTCCCGCAGCCTGGTTGCAACGCGCGACTTGCCTGCCGGACACCAGCTCACGGCCGAAGATCTATGTGCGAAAAAGCCGGGCGGAGGCATGGAGCCAGCCCTCTACCGTTCACTGATTGGCCGAACGCTCGTGCGTTCCCGAGCGAGGGATGAAGCCTTTGAACCCGCTGATTTTGAGTAGTACAGCACATGGCTTAAAAGCGGATTGACTCCTTCACTCGAAAGTGGGGATCGTAAAACCTTTGATTTGATGAATAAACGCAAAATATGTGTGGTGGTTACCGCGCGGCCAAGCTATTCGCGAATCCGTTCGGCACTGAGCGCGATCGTTGCGCACCCAGGCTTGGAGTTGCAGCTGGTGGTGACTTCTTCGGCTTTACTTGACCGTTATGGCAAGGCAATTGATGTCATTCGAAAGGATGGTTTTGTTCCTACAGCGACAGTGTTCAATGTGCTCGAGGGTGAAGATCCCAGGAGCATGGCGAAGACGACGGGTTTGGGCATCATCGAGCTTTCGAGTGTGCTCGACTCTCTATCGCCTGATGTGGTGGTCTCGATTGCGGATCGCTACGAAACGATGGCAACTGCGATCGCGGCTTCCTACATGAACATCCCGCTCTGCCATGTGCAGGGAGGGGAGGTGACTGGATCGATTGATGAAAAGGTGCGCCATGCCATCACGAAGTTGTCGGATCTTCACCTGGTGTCGAACGAACATGCACGGGAGCGGCTCATCAAGATGGGAGAGCGCAGCGAGTCAATCCATGTTACGGGATGCCCCTCCATCGACATTGCTGCGGATGCGGTAGCAGGTGATTTTGATACGCTTTCGATCATTGAACGCTACCCCAGTCTTGGAGGCACCGTTGATTTCGCAATGGGCTATCAGGTGGTGCTCCAGCATCCCGTTACAACGGAATACCAAAAAGCGAGAAAACAGATCACACAGACACTTGAAGCGGTGGAAGCTTCAAACATTCCCACCTTATGGTTTTGGCCCAATGTTGACGCAGGCGCAGATGGTACTTCGAAGGGTATCCGATCCTTTCGAGAGCATGGGCGTGGCAAGAATATCCGTTACTTCAAAAACATGGAGCCTGCCGATTTTCTGAGGGTGCTGAAAGGGTCTCAATGCATCATCGGGAATTCCAGTGTAGCGATTCGTGAGTGTTCGTTCCTCGGTGTTCCAGCCATCAATATTGGTAGCCGCCAGCAAGGGAGAGATCGAGGATCGAATGTGATTGATGTTGAACATGACAGCGCCAAAATCCTTGAAGCCATTCGATCCCATGGAAAAATGCGGATGGGGAGCTGCGATACGTTGTATGGCAATGGCAGATCTGGAGTGAAGATCGCCGAGTGTTTGAGTGAAGCAAAGCTTAGCTTTGCAAAACGGTTGACCTACTGAAGTTTGGAACGATCTGCTTCCGGGACGATGAACACATTGATTCTTGAGTCGAACGAGTATTCCAACGAGGCACTCTCCAGCTATCGTTCGTTGGGCAACGTCTTCTGTCTGGAGGGTCCATTGCATGATTTTTCTGAAAGTGATGCCGAGGCCATATCGATTTTAGTAATTCGCCTGAAATACCGTATGGATCGCGCGTTGCTCAATCGTTTCCCGAATCTGAAGTTCATCGTATCTCCCACAACAGGACTGGATCATATTGATTTACCACTTGTGCAGCAGAGAGGGATAAAGGTCATCTCGCTCAAGGGAGAGACTGCCTATTTGGATCGCATTGTTGCGACGGCAGAATTGACGTGGGGTCTTATACTGGCGTTGAATCGTAAAATACCCCAAGCACATGCGGATGTGCTGAAAGCTCGATGGAATCGCGACCCATTTGTCGGTTTTGATCTGAGAGGAAAAGTGCTGGGGATCCTCGGGTTCGGGCGATTGGGGCGCCAGATTGCAGGCTACGGTAAGGCTTTTGGAATGCAAGTTATGGTTCACGACATTGCTCCCATTTTGAGTACAGATCCGATCATCTCCGTGGTCAGTAGGGATGAGGTGTTGCGTGATGCGGATGTACTGACTCTTCATCTGCCTTTGGACTCCACAACGGAACGGTCTCTCACCCGAGAGTGTTTGAGAAAGATGAAACCTTCGGCGATTCTCATCAACACGTCCAGAGGGGCTATTGTTGATGAGCAGGCCTTGCTTGCAGCATTGCAAGAAAATACCATTAGAGGCGCAGCATTGGATGTGTTAGCCGATGAGTTGCGGTTTGATGAATCATCTCTGAAGACTCATCCATTGTTACAGTATGCCAGGTCGCACTCGAATCTGATTTTGACTCCGCATATCGGAGGTGCAAGTGCAGATGCGATGCGTCAAACCGAAGTCTTTGTGGCACAGAAACTATTGCATTGTTTGAATGAGTGTTGAATTGAATACGAATCCTCTCGCTGCTCCCATTTTCATCGGTGGTCTGATGAAGTCCGGGACGACCTTGTTGCGCAAGATCCTGGAGAATCATCCTTCCATTTTTTCCGGATTGGAAACGCATTGGTTTTCAGATGCCTTTCAGGATATTGCGCATTACCGGGAGCATCAGCGGCATCAATGGGTAAGGGATTTCTATGAGCTCTCAGATGAAACGGTTGCAACCTTGATCGCCCAATCTCGGAGTGGAGCAGACTACCTCAACCAATTGATGCAGTTTGCAACACGTCGGGCTGGCAAGCAACGGTGGCTTGAGAAATCGCCCGACAATGTCTTCCACATCAAATCCATTCTCGAGAGTTGGCCCGAGGCAAAAATACTGATCACCCGTCGAAATCTGCTCGATGTATTTGCGAGTTGGAAGAAAAACAAAAAGTCGGGTATCGAACATTTCATCGTTGTGGCAGCGGAGTTTCAGGCGCAATTGCAGCATTATGCGGAAGAACGAT
This genomic window contains:
- a CDS encoding class I SAM-dependent methyltransferase produces the protein MSSASHDTHGSIGAFSKNWETRSESTYTHWTRGEPQNQIQLAFRNHWTLFSEFMQDPQFNGGKRALEVGCGRGSLSCYFSDAGFDCTLVDLSPKVIEIAKSIFAANDLSATFQVADVCALPFEDASFDVLYSIGLMEHFESIEKPLSEQVRVLASGGLFIAYIVPHYDDNVQKDYHWINEVLKGYQRQGHGASVPEKDAVFRSDFGSQRYLEVLEQLPLHGIQHSGVYPLPMISHSIDFPFSLMPGESEAALVAHFQKQLEDRRVATGKHPWLCEEGMGQAFVIWGFKS
- a CDS encoding acylneuraminate cytidylyltransferase family protein — its product is MTVLEKRILAIIPARGGSKGIPGKNTLSVGGKPMIAHTIGPALQALQEGAVQELIVSTDDEGIAAIARQWGAPVPFLRPPSLAGDRSRSIDYVLHALDYFAAERGQAFDAVLILQPTSPLRRAEHIVEAVAQFRSATEPSLISCFQEPSLLPTILYFHEEGHAVPLAAQHNTGSARQDVSPLYVRNGAIYLCDVDYLRQHGKLVSDRPLLFEMSKAQSVNLDSAEDLETLRSYFDRQLHSPENL
- a CDS encoding N-acetylneuraminate synthase family protein; this encodes MTFQDVFNGSVSRPLIIAEIAQAHDGSLGMAHSYIDLAAECGVHAIKFQTHFADEESTEREAWRVKFSYEDDRRIDYWRRMEFSEPQWHGLKAHCDEAGLIFLSSAFSERAFQLLLDLGVPAWKVASGELNHTPLLDRMLSTDLPILLSSGMSGWTQLDELLAKIQSAGNPVALFQCTSSYPTPMDQVGLNVISELSERYQVPVGLSDHSGEIYPCLAAQILGARLLEVHLTFDKRMFGPDAKASLEPGQLKELVRASELLAQMMEQPINKDALAQSFVPQMQMFSRSLVATRDLPAGHQLTAEDLCAKKPGGGMEPALYRSLIGRTLVRSRARDEAFEPADFE
- the neuC gene encoding UDP-N-acetylglucosamine 2-epimerase — translated: MNKRKICVVVTARPSYSRIRSALSAIVAHPGLELQLVVTSSALLDRYGKAIDVIRKDGFVPTATVFNVLEGEDPRSMAKTTGLGIIELSSVLDSLSPDVVVSIADRYETMATAIAASYMNIPLCHVQGGEVTGSIDEKVRHAITKLSDLHLVSNEHARERLIKMGERSESIHVTGCPSIDIAADAVAGDFDTLSIIERYPSLGGTVDFAMGYQVVLQHPVTTEYQKARKQITQTLEAVEASNIPTLWFWPNVDAGADGTSKGIRSFREHGRGKNIRYFKNMEPADFLRVLKGSQCIIGNSSVAIRECSFLGVPAINIGSRQQGRDRGSNVIDVEHDSAKILEAIRSHGKMRMGSCDTLYGNGRSGVKIAECLSEAKLSFAKRLTY
- a CDS encoding NAD(P)-dependent oxidoreductase; its protein translation is MNTLILESNEYSNEALSSYRSLGNVFCLEGPLHDFSESDAEAISILVIRLKYRMDRALLNRFPNLKFIVSPTTGLDHIDLPLVQQRGIKVISLKGETAYLDRIVATAELTWGLILALNRKIPQAHADVLKARWNRDPFVGFDLRGKVLGILGFGRLGRQIAGYGKAFGMQVMVHDIAPILSTDPIISVVSRDEVLRDADVLTLHLPLDSTTERSLTRECLRKMKPSAILINTSRGAIVDEQALLAALQENTIRGAALDVLADELRFDESSLKTHPLLQYARSHSNLILTPHIGGASADAMRQTEVFVAQKLLHCLNEC
- a CDS encoding sulfotransferase — translated: MSVELNTNPLAAPIFIGGLMKSGTTLLRKILENHPSIFSGLETHWFSDAFQDIAHYREHQRHQWVRDFYELSDETVATLIAQSRSGADYLNQLMQFATRRAGKQRWLEKSPDNVFHIKSILESWPEAKILITRRNLLDVFASWKKNKKSGIEHFIVVAAEFQAQLQHYAEERSVQVVGYEELVRETRAVLDRVLTFIGESFVEGLHEFRGDERDYHQILKVTGKRSSTAASIRRPIFDDSIGQWKKLLDSNEVDAICSHFGESLKSE